Genomic window (Loxodonta africana isolate mLoxAfr1 chromosome 25, mLoxAfr1.hap2, whole genome shotgun sequence):
GCTTCGTCAGGTTGTAGACTGTCAAGATCAGTTTAAGCTTGGATATTGTTCGAGAATTCACTCAGCTAACTGTAAtaaaaaaccagaaccaaacctgttgcctttgagtcgattctgactcacagcaaacctacaggacagagtagagctgccccatagggtttccaaggagcagctggtggattcaaactgctgaccttttggttagcagccaaacatttaaccactatgccaccagggctcttaactGTAATAACCAAGTGAAAATTTACCCCAAAACTGGCTTTAAGAAGAGAATGTTCCCAAATCCCTTTTTACAGTATTTTCCAGTAAGTTTATAGTATCCCCCAGATTTAAATAAGACCTTATTTacttcaatgattgatttttctcacatagattgccaagcctttcttccaaggcacctttgggtggatttgaaccaccaccctttcggttatagccaagtgcttaaccatttgcaccatctgtGAAAGAGCAATCAACCTCACGGGTCTCACAGGAGTATGAGAGAATACATGCCAAATGTTGACACACCATGGTACGTTGTTGACAAGCTGAATATATCGGTCAGACATCTGTGTACATACATCAAgcaccaagtaaaattttgtgctAATTTTTAAGTACATTAGTACCCAGACAATGTGAAAACATCAGTAACTCAAACTTTAATAAATGTACTAAGAAACCACTTCATGGCGAAAGAACACCAGAAATACAATTTTAGTTTACCAAAACATTCACAGAGCAAAATTTAATACTGATTCCAAAAACTCACAGGATGCTACTTGTAAATTGGTCCACATCAGACTCCAGCAATTCTTCTCGTCAGACACCCATTTTCCctacgtgttttttttttccagtaacagGTCTACCATTTGAGTCCTTTTTTGTACTCTGAAACTAGACCAGGTGACACTCAAGCAACTGCTGTTGGTGTTTGGTGGCTGGTTTATCGgaagccccggtggcatagtggttaggtgctacggctgctaaccaaagggtgtggcagttggaatccgccaggcgctccctggaaactctatggggcagttcgactctgtcctatagggtcactatgagtcggaatcgactcgagagcacagggtttggttttattaataCCAAGCAATGATGATAACAGCTGCCTGGCCTACTAGTGCAATACCTGTAGAAGCATCATTACCTATAAGAAAACGATGAAGTTATTGCTAAAAAAGTGCTAAAGTTCAATTAGGACTCTAAGCCAAACGTTGTACTGAGTCTGTCCTTAGCCCATTATTTCACATCACTTCCAGAACAAGGCTGCCAACGCTCCAGTGTTCAACTAATGCCAATACATCAGCAATGTTACAAGTCTTAAAAAGCTCATCATCCTCATTTCACATTAATCACTCCCATGTCAATCacgttgattctgattcatggtgaccctgtgtgtcagagcagaaccgcaTTCCATAGGTTTTCTAATGGCTGTTCCTGCCAGGCCTTACACCTTAATATAGCCACATCCCCAATGCACTAATTTTTTGAGTTCAAGATTTGTATGTTTCATTTACATTACTAGTAAATACATAAAGTCTAATAGTGTAGTACATGTTTATAAATGCACTTTCACAGATTTTACTAAGTATTTCCAGCAATCCTGCTGATCAGTTAGGTTTGAGAATTACTGATTTAGAATACAACATATCGAGAATGAAGACCTGGTTTTGGCAAACAGATTTACTATCTGTaaagctaaaaatcaaaggaaagaCAGTAGCTCCAGTTTCCTTTCCACACCAAAATTGTTTGaatataaaattcaaattaattCACATAAAAATTGCAAGTGAATTAACTGTACGGATAAAGATGATAATAAAGACCAAAAGCAAGTATAGTTTAATGTATTTTAATAGCAAACTTACAGAACAGCACAGAAGACAGACAACATTAAAAACATGTACTTGCATGTACGACAACTCAGTTAGAAAAGTAGAGTGAATGGATGGAATCTACTGTATGATAAAAATGCTACAAACACCATTTAGTTGCCGTCAATAAGAAATttacttgttttaaaaaaatccaaatgctGGCATTGTCCAGAAAAATTTAACAGgtttatttataattgttataaagttgaactgctgaaacttgttcactgAAACATTTTGACTTGCATTAATGCTTTATGTCCCcgcatttatattaaaaattcacacacaaatgaaaatggaaaaactgCCAATACCTGATTTCTTTCCCCTATTTTTCCATTTGCAATCATATACTTAGGTACCTTTTAAccccatggaaaaaaaatatctaacattCAGAACTACCAGTAACAGGaagaagagaattttttttaaaagaatgaaatgttTCCCATCATAGTGGATTCTTAAGCACGTTCTCCACGTATGCGGCGTGCTAGCTGGATGTCTTTTGGCATAATTGTTACACGTTTGGCATGGATAGCACACAGGTTGGTGTCTTCAAAAAGGCCAACCAGATAGGCCTCACTTGCCTCCTACAACaggaatgaagggaaaaaaaaaaaattaatggtctTATTTCCAATAGGTAAGATATCTATACAACTATGAattagaactgacatttttaaaTCCTCTAAAAACCTACACTTTAGAAGATGTTGACTATTTTGCCAAATGCTTACATTTTCAAACCGTGAGACAAAAGTGAAAAATCAGCTGATTAAAAGTCAAAAGCTCAAGTCTATAAATCTTCATCAATTACACAAGGGTCCAATTAATTTATTATTACCAGAGTTTAATTTCTAGTAAATGGAAATGTCTTGAGTGAAAACAAGAAATCCAATTTAAACTCCTCTAACATTCTCTTATCCCTACAAACAGAATCATGTATTTAATCCAAATATCCCCTCCACTCTGTCCCCAGTCTTCTTAATCCAAACTCTACTCACACTTCAAGATCTGTTTGAACCTCTGCCTCGCCAAGTAATGCAATACAGGTGACAATGGTTTCCATGGTACGGTCCTCTCATCTATCTTTCCTTTTAGACCTCAGTTTTATCACAAGAGTACTTTCAGACATTTTACAGATGCCTGAAAAATTAAACATCTGCTTAGGCATCTTGTTTTCCCAGTCatcattttaactgatttagtggcGTGGGAGCATTAAATGAGAAGTTTTTTGGTCCCCTCTCTAAGCAAAAGTTACTTCTCTGTTCCAGATATATTTAGGGGGAAAGTAAATTTTTATAGTTGTTAATTTTTATTCCAGTAAAAAATAATCACTCCCAttttgtaatctttacataaTGATGAAACTAAGCAAACTAAGCAATTTAAGGCCTATGATGCTAATACACAAGGTACGTACACAGAAAAAGCTAGCTTTGTTTTTAACAAAAATTTTGACTTTGTAATAAAATTGACAATCCACTTTCAAAAGTATTAACACACCAGTTATTAACTCCAATGGTtacattatttaattttatggaaaaaaaaatttcctacaCATTTATACCTTCAACCTTGgtcatcaaaacaaaacacaaaaaaacttaAACCCACTGAATAGATTCTgacttagaaaccctacaggacagagtaaactgccccatagggtttccaaagctgtaagctttatgaaagcaggctgctacatctttatcCTCAGAGCAGCAggcagactcaaactgctgaccttctggttagcagccaagtgcttaaccagtgtaccactaTGGCTGTCTTATCTCTACTCTTCCATAAAAATGTTACTATCCCTACCTATTTTTTTCTCTAGCATTTGTTATCAAAAGCTTCATCTTATTTACCTCCCTTTTAAGGTCTAGCCTAAGACTATCCCATGAAAGAGAAAGCAGAAGCAAGCACTCCTCTTGCCAGGTACTGGTAACCCTGAGCTTCTCCTTATTCTCTGGCACTCTTAATTGCCCTTGTATTTCAGCCGTCTTTTCAGGTCCTTAAGTTACctgatgttaaaaaacaaaaccaaacccgctgccatccagtcgattctgactcataacgaccctataggacagagtagaactgctctgtaggatttccaaggagtggctggtggattcgaactggtgaccttctggttagcagctgtatagttcttaaccactgtgccaataggACTCCACCTGATGAGACCTTATTGTATATTCCCAATGCCTTGACTTGTATATCtaatccttttttaaaatgtcttttcaaTGCAGGCTGTCCCTCAGATCTTACTACTctgagtgttaaaaagcaaaaatcctcaatattCAGCAATTCATTCTTGAGTTATTCTAGAAGTGGTTAAAAAGTCTGGAAAACTTGGCATGGTGTAGGTGTCTTTCTAGAGGGTGGGGAATTCACAACACACATGAGCATATAGCACTGAAGTTCCACAGGCAGGAAGCCAGTTTAATTTAGTTCAACCTGGCATGTCTGAGGATTATACAAACTTAGAATGCTTTAAGGAAATTCAGCACTAGGAACTGTTATGTGACAGGCCAACAGGTCTTGTGGTCAAGTTCTGGAAACCATTTAGAATGGCACGATCTCTCAGCTCCCCTGGGCTTCGCAGATATGGTAGCTGGGGCTCTCAATGCTCCCTTAGAACTCAGGAGCCTGTTTATAGGGTTGTATCTGGTCAGCTCAGGGAGAAGATTTAATACCCACAAGGGGTTTGACCATGACCCAGATATCTCTGGTTCTATTACCAATCTCTCAAAGTCACTCAAACATTAAGGCTGTAATGGGAATTAAAGACTGCCATATTAATCCATTATCCaatgaacataattaaaaataccACACAACTGCAGGAAAATATTAATTCACATTTTAATATGTATCCTATATCTGACCCTTCCACCATTTGAAAACACCAAAGTATACTGTAAGTTCAGACTCTCAGGCATTAAAGGCAAAGGCTAAATTTTAAGTTAGTCAATTCTCGATAACTTACGGCAAACCTAAACTAGCTTCTGGTTTACCACCCTCACTTAACTACCtaccttccccttccctccttttAGTCTGATTAAACAGAAGTGACAGCTGGAATTATATTTCAACTGCTGTCTTCTGTTATATTTCTATAAGCAAATTCTCCATTTCCATATCTTTAAGAACTAAAATGTAtgtagaaaaaaaggaaacacaaagCCAAAGCCTGTAAACAAAGACCACCCTTTCCAATCAAGGTAAGAGATACCTAAGCACAGCAGCACAGGTAAATGCTTTCTTCAAAACCAATACAACCACCCCTTATGCCAAGTATAAAATACATACCTTATTAAAGCAGAAACGGAAACTCTTCCATTGAATGGTTTGTTGGATGAATAACTTTACAAAGACAATGGCCCTTGACCGAGATTGTTTCATAATCTAGATTTACAAGGCTGTTATTACTGACACTTAAGAGCTTTGGAGGCCTACAGGTCAAAAATGCTGGGCTTAATGTGCTGTGTTCTTTAAGCACAGTCCTAATAACCCTAACTAGAATTgacacaaaaataacaaaattagcAGCTTTACGTCAATGCTTGGGAATCTTAGTGATGTTTCTGTATTTAAGACACAGTAGGAAAAAGTGACTTGCAAttgtaataattttaaataacatGAGAACTGAAGATAATCAGCTATCAAGACAGAAAATTAAGAAGTTTTAAGTAACAGCATGGGAGATTTCAATAGTTGAAATTTCAGTAATTTCAACTCAATGAGAATTTAATGGACACTCACTCCTAGAATTCACCAATCAAACGAAGTTTAGTCTAACCATAGAAACAGCTCAACCAATTACACTTCAGTGCAGAATCCACCTATCAAACCTCCCTCACATATAAAGCAAAAGCTAGCACAGCAACAGCTGCCCTGAAAATCCTCCAATGGAGTGTATGGAGATTCTGGACCCTCCCCGAAGATGGTGATTCAGGTCTGCGGTGGTGCCTagcaatctgcatttttaactaTCCCTCCTCTCCCATATGCTTCTGACAGGGGTGGTGGTCTCATCACATTTTGAGACGTCTAAAAAACgtcaaatatacaatacagaacaggTTACTTGATTGATGTCATAGCTGCACCCAAATGCATATGTTACTCACGAGCATTTCAAGTTTTTAATCTTGGCGTAACCACAAATGTTTCAAACACATAACCACCTCTAGAATAGTATTTCTCAAAACTCTGACACTCTGGAGCTAGGATTAAATTCAATATGCTTCCCATATAAGTGGAAATCCATAATCCTCTTTAGTGAACTGCAAGTCTTCAAATCCCTGACCCTTTACATGTCCAGTATCATCCTCAAGCAACTCATTCTACCCTCAAGCCAATCCCAACCACTACTCACTGGTCCTTTTATCTCAATGAATAATTCTTTAAATAAGCACCCTCCATTTGCCTCTTCAGGTTCAGGAAAATATTCATTCAAGCATTTGTTTCACGCAGGTCACCGTTGCTAAAAACCATAATTATAACACAGACTGCTAGTCCTCTATCTCAATGTCCTGCAGCACACCATAAACCAAACCAGAGGATTCTTTCAACATTTAGTGTGCAAATTCCAAAATGGCACGTTGGAATGTGCACTAGACTTTGGAATCAAAGATGGATTTGGGTTGAAATTATGATGTTGCCATTTTCCCtgtttatgtttgttaaagctacccatttgcggtatatttctgttacagcagcactagataactaagacagaatttgggaccAAGAAGCAGAGTTCTGCTCTAATAGATGCCTAAACTGTGGAAGTGGTTTGGGTAACaggtagaagctggaagagttttaaggtgctaagagtgaaagcctagattgccttgaagagactgttggtagaactatgtatgtcaaaggcaattctggtgaggggtCAGAAGGAAGctacagagaaagtctctattgtcTTGGTACGTATGGAgccagaatgttgctagaaatgtgggtgttaaatgtgcttccggtaaggctttaaaagaaaatgatgagcatGTGACTGGACAATGGAGGAAAGGCGATGCTGTTTATTCAGTGGCAAAGAACCTGTCTGAATTATGTTGAAATGTTTGGTGGCAAGTAGAACTTGTAAGCCATGAACTTGGGTATATGGCTAATGAacatttctaagcaagatcttaaatgggctgtgtggtttctccttgctgcttatcgTAAAACACGAGACGAAAGAGATgggcttaaaaatgaactgtgcaaaatgaaaacagaacttaaaagattgggaaaattctgttgtacaaactaaggatgtgtcctagaatgttcaccaaggacgtgACTACACACTCTTTTGTTAAAACAGATTaaacctgtgactgatggatctaaacAGCTACCACAGGAGAAAACCTGtaagcttagactgaaggggacagaaaaagaacaaaaggaaaggatTTGGTCTGCTTTtttttggaattctacaggcaggaaacaggccaaaggaactatatctgttgtcctcctccaagaaaaggaccacccctggagcagctggggaGATCAGAACTGTTGGAAAGAGCAGGcaagcagggccttcttggtttcaaagggcagGACCCTGGTCACCTGGATCTCAAagagtggggccacagcctcctcgGTTTCAAAGAGTTGAATCTTTACTAACTCAGTTGCTGAGTGTGGGGCCACAGCCAATGTGTGCTAGAATATCGGGCCAGTGCTCAAACCcgagggggtggggctgacatgtccaaggggcagaagaatgggggcTGCCAGGGATGAGGGGGTGGGGTCGCCACTCAaacagactaggagaatggtgtacctaaagccgagggagcagagttaccATCCCAGGGGGCCTAGAAGGTGGAGccgaagcccagggccaagggcccTCTACCTAGAATTCAGAGGGCAAGcagatggtctcagggaacagagCATTATTTTCATGTCTTGAGAGCTAATTTATTCTGCTGGGTTTtagcccttctttccctccaatttctcccactgGTAacagaaatgtctaccttgtgcctgttcccaCTATACTTTGGAAACACgtaacttgtgttctagatttcacaggttcacagatgaagaggaattttgcccagGGATGGAATATGCCTGAAATTTAACCCATATCTGATTTAGACGCTTCGGAAAATGAGATTTTGGATCTGAAGTTAATTTAAgctttttgggatgatgtgataggGTGAATGTACTTTTCACGTGCCAAGGTAGAATGTTATCAATTATGTTCACCCAAAGCATGTgccgtaaatcctaacctctatacctgttgtttggaaaccctggtggcatagtggttaagtgctatggctgctaaccaaagggttggcagttcaaatctggcaggcactccttggaaactctatggggcagttctacgctgttctatagggttcctatgagtttggtttttggtttatagctgtTGTTACAATCCCATTCAGGAATGGAGTCTCTCTGTTATGCTAACGAGCAGGATTAGTGCAGGgtacatcttgagtcaatctcttttaagatataaaagattgAACAAACGGGAAGAAGCAGTgatgggggaagagaaatgccaaaccacataaagactgcccaggagcagaagctcagaagagataagGACTTTTGTCTAGggagagaaagatttcccctagagctagctctcaatttggacttctagcctcctaagctgtgacaaaatgaatttctgttaaaACCAcgcatttgtggcatttctgtcataggagcactagataaccaagaaaaTGACTTCAGCAACTTAACCTTTCTAAAATCTCGTCAGCAGTGAAATTAAGATCATCACCTACCTCATAAACTAGTGATGACCAACTTACATAACAGCAACTTAACCTTTCTAAAATCTCGTCAGCAGTAAAATTAAGATTATCACCTACCTCATCAACTAGTGATGACCAACTTGCATAAACACaaacatttagttctgttcttGCTACACGGAACTCAAATGCTCAGAGCCTCCCCGACCTGTCATTTTACCTGCAAAGCACCAATAGCTGCGCTCTGGAAACGCAGATCTGTTTTGAAGTCCTGAGCAATTTCTCGCACCAGACGTTGGAAGGGAAGTTTGCGAATCAGAAGTTCAGTGGACTTCTGATAACGTCTGATTTCCCGGAGTGCCACAGTACcaggcctttaaaaaaaaaaaaagaaaaggaagaaagaaattgtTACCAAACACAAAAAGATAATCAGCCAGCTTCaaagaaacacaaattaaaaacaaaacattcagCTCGTATTCACCTTCCGTATCAAATTTCACTGTCCAATTTATGACCTCAACATTCAAGTCTAACAAACAGTAACagtaactttaaaataaaaaagtacaaAACTAAAGTAGGTTCCTGCCAGGGAGCTTATCAAAGTTCCatttattttcttcaacttttaACTTGTACATATGAATCACTAACTTCTGTTTTAATTACGGCTCCGGAAGGTATCAGTTGCCATTAATAAAGAAGTCAAGATTGTTCAGGGAACACTCTCCTCAATTTCTTTCTACTCTCCCCCTTCCCATCTCAACTCTCAATTCTTTTAAAAGCTCTTCAAGACCCACCAACACAACTCAAtgagattttatttaaaaatacacttGTGGTGTTTAGGTTCAGTATCCCAGAATACTTTGACTACTGCCCATCCCTCATAAATTATTACGTTTCAGTTGTCATAATTGTGCAGTGTTTCTTCCATATGGAAAAGTTTATTACTAAGTGACTGTCAGCAAGAAATTTATCTCTAATTCTGACTTATTTCTTCCACTGCATGAGCTTTTATTTTAGGTTAACCATAAAATCATCTGCAGACAGAAGCCACCTAAGATGGACAACTTCTGCCCTCTAATGGTAGATGTCCTTAACAACACTGCTCAGATAGTTCAAAACCAAATGAGCTAATACTGAAGGAAAT
Coding sequences:
- the LOC100672618 gene encoding histone H3.3A produces the protein MARTKQTARKSTGGKAPRKQLATKAARKSAPSTGGVKKPHRYRPGTVALREIRRYQKSTELLIRKLPFQRLVREIAQDFKTDLRFQSAAIGALQEASEAYLVGLFEDTNLCAIHAKRVTIMPKDIQLARRIRGERA